DNA from Bacteroidia bacterium:
GGCACGAAGGGCAGTTTCATGCTGAGGAGTTGTTCGATGAATTCCGGATCGGCATAACCACCCACATAACCGGCCCTAGCCTTGATGGGCACCACTTCGATGAGATCTTTGCCATCTTTATCAACCAGGATGGGAAAAAGTAAGCGGTTTTCGCCCACTTTAATCAAATCCTGAGGTTGTTCTACTTTGCGTAAATCGGCATTGACGAGGGCATCAATTGAAACATGAAAATGCTTGGATAATTTGCGCAGCATCTCGATGGGAGGTTCGCTACGGCCTTCTTCGTACGAGCCTATGCGGGAGCGGTTAACGTTAAGCGCTTCGGCCAGTGCTTCCTGGCTTTGATTTTGTAACTTCCTGAGGTAGGCTATGTTAGACGCAATGTTTTCCATTTGCTACAATTTTCAGCAAACATAAGCCATTTTTTGTAGCAATCTTTGCAAAACGAAAATTTTTTATGCCCATCGATCGCACCATAGTCCATTTTGACCTCGATACCTTCTTTGTTTCGGTGGAGCGGCTAAAGGATAGTTCCCTGATCGGAAAGCCTGTGATTGTGGGCGGGAGTGGCGATCGGGGTGTGGTAGCATCTTGTAGTTACGAGTGTCGGAAATTTGGGGTTCATGCGGCTATGCCCGGACGATTGGCCAAGCAACTTTGTCCGGATGCCATTTTTATTCGTGGCGATATGGACCAATATTCCAAGTATTCCAATTTGGTTACCGAAATCATCGAGGCCAAGGCCCCCGTGGTAGAAAAGGCCAGCATTGACGAGCACTACCTGGACATTTCAGGTATGGATAAATTTTTCGGTTCGGCGTTATGGACCAAGGAGCTGCGGGAGACGATTATCAAAGAAACAGGGTTGCCGATTTCGTACGGACTTTCCATCAACAAAACGGTAGCCAAGGTTGCCACCGGAACGGCCAAACCCAATGGTGCCAAGGTGGTAGATTACGGATTGGAGAAGGGATTTTTGAGTCCCTTACCCATCCAGAAAATTCCGGGCATAGGCGAAAAAACCAGCAATACCTTGCGCAACATGGGGGTGCAGCGCATAGGTACCGTGCAGGAAATGCCCATCGAACTTTTACAGAGGACATTTGGTGAAAACGGAACGGGTATTTGGCGCAAGTGCAATGCCATTGATTTTACGCCGGTTGAACCCTACCGCGAGCAAAAAAGTATGAGTACGGAAGAAACTTTTCATCAGGACACAACCGACATGACCATTTTGCGCAACACCTTAATTATGATGGTAGACAAGCTTTGTTTCGAGTTGCGCTCCCAGCGGCGGGTTACGGGCTGTATCACCCTTAAAATACGTTATACCGATTTTGAAACCCATACCTTTCAAAGCCGAATAGCCTATACCGCCTCCGACCATATTTTGATTGAAAAAGCCTTGGAACTGTTCCAGAAAAATTATTCCCGACGGATTTTGATACGGCTCATCGGCATCAAATTCAGTCACCTGGTTTCGGGATTCAACCAAATTAGTTTGTTTGACGATACCGCCCACACCATTGGTTTATACCAGGCCATGGATAAGATGCGACGACGGTTTGGAATTCAGGCCGTGATGCGATGTATAGGTATTAGCTAAGCACCTAACAGCGCTTTCAGTCCTATCCCCTGCCCTATCCTGCCCATTTCCATTAATTCATTATTTAATTTAAATAAACTACCTTATTATATTATTTTAAAGCAAGTTAAAATGATCTTAAATGCACACAGCTATTACAGTTTACGGTATGGCACCTTGTCGGTTCCGGAGTTGGTTG
Protein-coding regions in this window:
- a CDS encoding LexA family transcriptional regulator, yielding MENIASNIAYLRKLQNQSQEALAEALNVNRSRIGSYEEGRSEPPIEMLRKLSKHFHVSIDALVNADLRKVEQPQDLIKVGENRLLFPILVDKDGKDLIEVVPIKARAGYVGGYADPEFIEQLLSMKLPFVPTGKHRAFPIIGDSMPPLRDGSYVVARYVESLSELKDKATYIVVTKSDGFVYKRIETDKNNPSTLYLHSDNKAYRTYTVSAEEVLELWEYTCAINIGPYKAEELNPESILSMLHSLQVEVKEIQKRI
- the dinB gene encoding DNA polymerase IV, which codes for MPIDRTIVHFDLDTFFVSVERLKDSSLIGKPVIVGGSGDRGVVASCSYECRKFGVHAAMPGRLAKQLCPDAIFIRGDMDQYSKYSNLVTEIIEAKAPVVEKASIDEHYLDISGMDKFFGSALWTKELRETIIKETGLPISYGLSINKTVAKVATGTAKPNGAKVVDYGLEKGFLSPLPIQKIPGIGEKTSNTLRNMGVQRIGTVQEMPIELLQRTFGENGTGIWRKCNAIDFTPVEPYREQKSMSTEETFHQDTTDMTILRNTLIMMVDKLCFELRSQRRVTGCITLKIRYTDFETHTFQSRIAYTASDHILIEKALELFQKNYSRRILIRLIGIKFSHLVSGFNQISLFDDTAHTIGLYQAMDKMRRRFGIQAVMRCIGIS